The nucleotide window AGACATGATCGAAACGCATGCCTCATTTTGGCACTTTGTGATGTGCCTCTCGACTAAGGGTCGCCTAACTGACATTCACACACCGTCACATACTTGCTGAAAAAGTACCCGTCGCCGAACCTAGATACAGGTCATGAGTGCCAGCAACAAGCCCCGGCTAGCTGGCCGGCAACCCTCCAACCGCGGTGGGGTGCCCCGGGTGAGGACCAGGCTCCCGCTATCAGGCGGGACGCAAGCGCGGGTCACCCGAGGAAAACGCCGGAAATCCGGTTCCCAGGGCAGACCCCTTTGAGACAAGAGGGAGTTCCACATGTCAAATGACTGGTCATTCGAAACCCGCCAGATCCATGTAGGCCAGGAGCCGGACACCGCAACAGGCGCGCGTGCCCTGCCCATCTACCAGACGACGTCGTTCGTCTTCCCGAGTGCCGAAAGCGCGGCCAACCGTTTCGCGCTGGCCGAACTGGCCCCCATCTACACCCGTATCGGCAACCCCACCACGGAGGCCGTGGAGAACCGGATCGCGAATCTGGAAGGCGGCGTCGGTGCACTGCTGCTGTCCTCCGGCCAGGCTGCGTCCACATTCTCCATCCTGAACATTGCCGAAGCCGGCGATCACGTCGTCGCCAGCCCGAGCCTCTACGGCGGCACGTACAACCTTTTGAAGAACACCTTGAAGAAGTTCGCCATCGAGGTGACCTTCGTCGAGGATCCGGACAACCTGGACCAGTGGCGCGCGGCTGTCAAGCCGAACACCAAGGCGTTCTTCGGCGAGGTCGTGTCCAACCCGCGCCAGGACGTGCTCGACGTCGAAGGCATCAGCGCCATCGCCCACGAGGCCGGCGTGCCGCTGATCGTGGACAACACGCTGGCCACCCCGTACCTGATCCGCCCGATCGAGTGGGGCGCCGACATCGTGGTCCATTCGGCCACCAAATATCTCGGCGGCCACGGCAGCGCCATCGCCGGCGTGATCGTGGATTCGGGCAACTTCGACTTCGGCAAGGATCCGGAGAAGTTCCCCGGTTTCAACACCCCGGACGAGAGCTACAACGGCCTGGTCTTCGCCCGCGACCTCGGCGTCGGCGGCGCGCTCGGCGCGAACCTGGCCTACATCCTCAAGGCGCGCGTCCAGCTGCTGCGTGACCTTGGCTCCTCCGCCGCTCCCTTCAACGCGTTCCTGATTGCCCAGGGTCTGGAGACACTGAGCCTGCGGGTGGAGCGCCACGTGGAGAATGCGCAGAAGGTGGCCGAATGGCTTGAAAAGAACGACGCCGTGACGTCCGTTGCGTACGCCGGCCTGCCTTCCAGCCCGTGGTACGAGCGCGGCCGCAAGTACGGTCCCAAGGGCACCGGCGCCATCATCGCGTTCGAAATCGCCGGCGGGCTCGAGGCGGGCAAGCGCTTTGTCGACGGGCTGGAACTGCACTCCCATGTGGCGAATGTCGGCGACGTTCGCTCGCTGGTCATCCACCCGGCGTCGACCACCCACGCCCAGCTGTCTCCGGAGGCGCAGGCAGCCGCCGGTGTGACGCCCGGCCTGGTCCGGCTGGCTGTGGGGATCGAGCACATCGACGATATTCTTGCGGACCTCGAAGCCGGGTTCCGCGCATCCAAGGGTGCCGCCTGAACGCGGCATCATGAAGGAATCACAGGCATAGCATTGACAACTCTGCAACCACAGGAACTGCTGGACACGGCGGCGGACGGCATGTTGCGTTACGC belongs to Arthrobacter crystallopoietes and includes:
- a CDS encoding bifunctional o-acetylhomoserine/o-acetylserine sulfhydrylase; the protein is MSNDWSFETRQIHVGQEPDTATGARALPIYQTTSFVFPSAESAANRFALAELAPIYTRIGNPTTEAVENRIANLEGGVGALLLSSGQAASTFSILNIAEAGDHVVASPSLYGGTYNLLKNTLKKFAIEVTFVEDPDNLDQWRAAVKPNTKAFFGEVVSNPRQDVLDVEGISAIAHEAGVPLIVDNTLATPYLIRPIEWGADIVVHSATKYLGGHGSAIAGVIVDSGNFDFGKDPEKFPGFNTPDESYNGLVFARDLGVGGALGANLAYILKARVQLLRDLGSSAAPFNAFLIAQGLETLSLRVERHVENAQKVAEWLEKNDAVTSVAYAGLPSSPWYERGRKYGPKGTGAIIAFEIAGGLEAGKRFVDGLELHSHVANVGDVRSLVIHPASTTHAQLSPEAQAAAGVTPGLVRLAVGIEHIDDILADLEAGFRASKGAA